One Nicotiana sylvestris chromosome 12, ASM39365v2, whole genome shotgun sequence genomic window carries:
- the LOC104238925 gene encoding acyl-coenzyme A oxidase 4, peroxisomal: MKVPSTRTQEEMYKEAKSSYFDLPALDVSTAFPQATPASDFPTCASDYYQLDDLLTPEEKAIRMKVRECMEKEVAPIMTKYWEKAEFPFEVIPKLGALHISGGSIKGYGCPGLSITGSAVALAELARVDASCSTFILVHSSLAMLTIALCGSEMQKQKYLPSLAELSTVACWGLTEPDYGSDASALRTTARKVEGGWILDGQKRWIGNSTFADVLVIFARNTATNQINGFIVKKDAPGLQATKIENKIGLRMVQNGDILLKNVFVPDEDRLPGVNSFQDTSKVLAVSRVMVSWQPIGIAMGVYDMCHRYLKERKQFGAPLAAFQINQQKLVQMLGNIQAMLLVGWRLCKLYESGKMTPGQASLGKSWISLRARETVSFGRELLGGNGILADFLVAKAFCDLEPIYTYEGTYDINTLVTGREITGLPSFKPATLRPKSRL; encoded by the exons ATGAAAGTTCCATCAACAAGAACTCAAG AGGAAATGTATAAAGAGGCGAAAAGCTCCTATTTTGATTTACCAGCTTTGGATGTTTCCACTGCATTTCCTCAAGCAACTCCAGCTTCCGACTTTCCTACATGCG CTTCGGACTATTATCAACTTGATGATCTTTTGACTCCTGAAGAGAAAGCAATCAGAATGAAAGTAAGAGAGTGCATGGAAAAAGAAGTTGCACCTATAATGACAAAG TACTGGGAGAAAGCAGAGTTTCCGTTTGAAGTCATTCCAAAACTAGGTGCTTTGCACATATCTGGTGGCTCTATAAAG GGGTATGGTTGTCCAGGTCTCTCAATAACTGGAAGTGCCGTTGCCCTAGCAGAACTTGCCAGAGTTGATGCAAGCTGCTCGACATTCATTTTGGTGCATTCATCTTTGGCAATGCTCACTATTG CTCTATGCGGGTCAGAAATGCAAAAGCAAAAATACTTACCATCTCTGGCTGAACTTAGCACCGTAGCTTGTTGG GGGCTAACTGAGCCAGACTATGGAAGTGATGCAAGTGCTTTGAGGACAACTGCCAGAAAG GTTGAAGGAGGTTGGATCCTTGATGGGCAAAAACGATGGATAGGAAATAGCACTTTTGCGGATGTATTGGTTATTTTTGCTAGAAACACAGCCACAAACCAAATAAATGG TTTCATAGTAAAGAAGGATGCTCCAGGCTTGCAAGCTACTAAAATAGAAAACAAGATTGGGCTGCGGATGGTTCAAAATGGAGATATTCTCTTAAAGAATGTATTTGTTCCAGATGAGGATAGACTACCTGGCGTCAATTCTTTCCAGGATACAAGCAAG GTGCTTGCTGTATCACGTGTCATGGTATCATGGCAACCTATAGGCATTGCAATGGGTGTCTATGATATGTGTCACAG GTATTTGAAAGAGAGGAAGCAATTTGGAGCTCCGCTGGCTGCTTTCCAGATCAATCAACAGAAGTTGGTTCAGATGTTGGGAAACATTCAGGCTATGCTTCTTGTTGGTTGGCGCCTTTGCAAGCTGTACGAGAGTGGAAAAATGACACCTGGTCAAGCTAGCTTGGGGAAA TCATGGATTTCCTTGAGGGCGAGAGAAACGGTTTCTTTTGGACGGGAATTACTTGGCGGAAACGGTATCTTGGCTGACTTTCTAGTAGCAAAG GCATTCTGTGACTTGGAGCCCATCTATACATATGAGGGAACCTATGATATCAACACACTGGTAACAGGTAGAGAAATTACAGGTCTTCCTAGCTTCAAGCCAGCAACATTGAGGCCAAAGAGTCGTCTGTAG